One Vibrio sp. 16 genomic window carries:
- the yfbV gene encoding terminus macrodomain insulation protein YfbV, translated as MSNKAGLVHSLRDGQKYMDTWPMRKELNMLFPEQRIIKATRFGVKVMPAIAAISVLTQMAFNNYDAMPQAVIMALFAISMPVQGMWWLGNRANTQLPPSLAGWYREIHQKIVESGFALEPMKARPRYKELAHILNRAFSQLDKSALERWF; from the coding sequence ATGAGTAATAAAGCTGGATTAGTCCATAGCCTACGCGATGGACAAAAATACATGGATACTTGGCCAATGCGAAAAGAGCTCAATATGCTCTTTCCTGAACAACGCATTATCAAGGCGACTCGATTCGGTGTGAAAGTCATGCCAGCCATCGCTGCCATCAGTGTTTTAACGCAAATGGCATTCAACAACTATGACGCGATGCCCCAAGCTGTCATTATGGCATTGTTCGCAATCAGTATGCCTGTTCAAGGCATGTGGTGGCTTGGTAATCGTGCCAATACCCAATTGCCACCGAGTTTGGCAGGTTGGTACCGAGAGATTCATCAGAAAATCGTTGAAAGTGGTTTTGCCCTAGAGCCTATGAAAGCGCGACCTCGCTATAAAGAGTTGGCACACATCCTCAATCGCGCATTCAGTCAGCTTGATAAAAGCGCATTAGAACGCTGGTTTTAA
- a CDS encoding DNA translocase FtsK: MFKENKNKVETIIKTGEEPQTTRLNGPQRLKECSLIVIVLLSILLSVALLTFSPADPSWSQTAWGGQVDNAGGLVGAWFADTLFFTFGSLAYPIPFIVTVAAWIMLRKRDENDPIDLMLWGTRLLGLTIIILTSCGLADINFDDIWYFSSGGVIGDVLTSLALPTLNLLGTTLVLLFLWGAGFTLLTGISWLSIVDWLGETTISALTTLLNRVRGEREEVLEPQLSVPEMAEPIRDAEQEEEPVLTAKDTLEAEDETVTHERRFNIHMPETRQEPTFSDPEPEAVPQARVSDPIDTIPPKVVASPTTSSVQEPTTERTRQLGATIEELEAAAQMDDDFAKGAEHYSSDVYEQHSTQPTPTSQSIDNPMPWNEVEQVVEEREITQPVIDHDDLEQITQHVEPEPTHQEPVISSFDVADDEPQHTFEPTVNDLHDTVVEEEEAGDQDVAAFQDIVADAQAKVAAQQNPFLVQHELNLPKPAEPMPTLELLYHPEKRENFIDRAALEEIARLVEAKLADYKIKAEVVDIFPGPVITRFELDLAPGVKVSRISGLSMDLARSLSAMAVRVVEVIPGKPYVGLELPNMSRQTVFFSDVVGSQQFIEAKSPTTVVLGQDIAGEAVVADLSKMPHVLVAGTTGSGKSVGVNVMILSMLYKATPEDVRFIMIDPKMLELSVYEGIPHLLSEVVTDMKDASNALRWCVGEMERRYKLMSALGVRNIKGFNDKLKMAAEAGHPIHDPLWQPGDSMDETAPLLEKLPYIVVIVDEFADLMMVVGKKVEELIARLAQKARAAGIHLILATQRPSVDVITGLIKANIPTRVAFTVSTKTDSRTILDQGGAESLLGMGDMLYLPPGSSHTVRVHGAFASDDDVHAVVNNWKARGKPNYIEEITNGDQGPEGLLPGEKPEGEEEMDPLFDQVVEHVVQSRRGSVSGVQRRFKIGYNRAARIVEQLEAQGIVSAPGHNGNREVLAPAPGRDMN, encoded by the coding sequence ATGTTCAAAGAGAACAAAAATAAAGTCGAAACGATAATCAAAACGGGTGAGGAACCTCAGACGACTCGCTTGAATGGTCCTCAGCGTCTTAAAGAGTGCAGTCTGATTGTGATTGTACTGCTTTCTATATTGCTATCAGTCGCATTGTTAACATTTAGCCCCGCTGACCCTTCTTGGTCTCAAACCGCTTGGGGAGGGCAGGTGGATAATGCCGGAGGCTTGGTCGGAGCTTGGTTTGCTGACACTTTGTTTTTTACTTTTGGTTCACTCGCTTATCCAATCCCATTTATCGTTACTGTCGCAGCATGGATCATGTTACGAAAGCGTGACGAAAATGACCCGATAGACCTAATGCTATGGGGTACGCGCCTATTGGGCTTGACCATTATAATTCTCACCAGCTGTGGACTGGCGGACATCAACTTTGACGATATTTGGTACTTCTCTTCCGGTGGTGTCATTGGTGACGTACTGACGAGCTTGGCTTTACCGACACTGAATCTACTTGGGACAACCTTGGTGTTGCTGTTTCTATGGGGAGCTGGGTTTACCTTGTTGACGGGCATTTCGTGGTTGAGCATTGTCGATTGGTTAGGCGAAACCACGATATCTGCATTGACCACGTTGCTTAATCGTGTCCGAGGAGAGAGAGAGGAAGTGCTCGAGCCTCAACTCTCTGTCCCAGAGATGGCTGAGCCAATACGTGATGCTGAACAGGAAGAAGAACCTGTTCTGACGGCGAAAGACACGTTAGAAGCTGAAGATGAAACAGTCACTCACGAGCGCCGCTTTAATATTCATATGCCTGAAACTCGCCAAGAGCCAACCTTTTCAGACCCTGAACCGGAGGCTGTGCCACAAGCGCGAGTCAGTGACCCGATTGATACTATTCCACCTAAGGTTGTCGCGTCGCCAACGACCTCTTCTGTTCAAGAACCGACAACGGAGCGCACTCGTCAGCTAGGGGCGACGATCGAAGAGCTCGAAGCCGCCGCACAAATGGATGATGACTTTGCGAAAGGGGCAGAGCACTACAGTTCTGACGTTTATGAGCAGCACTCAACTCAGCCTACGCCAACTAGTCAAAGCATCGATAACCCTATGCCTTGGAACGAAGTCGAACAAGTGGTAGAGGAACGTGAGATTACTCAGCCAGTGATAGATCACGATGATTTAGAACAGATTACGCAACATGTAGAGCCTGAACCAACGCATCAGGAGCCAGTGATCTCAAGTTTTGACGTGGCTGACGATGAGCCGCAACACACATTCGAGCCTACGGTTAACGATCTTCACGATACTGTCGTTGAAGAAGAGGAAGCTGGTGATCAGGATGTCGCAGCGTTCCAAGATATTGTCGCTGATGCTCAGGCAAAAGTTGCGGCTCAGCAAAATCCGTTTTTGGTACAGCATGAACTTAACTTGCCTAAACCAGCAGAACCTATGCCGACGTTGGAATTGCTATATCATCCAGAAAAACGTGAAAACTTCATAGACCGAGCAGCACTCGAAGAGATCGCCCGCCTCGTGGAAGCTAAGTTAGCCGATTACAAAATAAAAGCGGAAGTGGTGGATATTTTCCCTGGGCCTGTCATTACGCGCTTTGAGCTCGATTTGGCACCGGGTGTCAAAGTGAGCCGTATCTCAGGTCTGTCTATGGATTTAGCACGCTCGTTGTCTGCCATGGCTGTGCGTGTAGTTGAGGTGATACCAGGTAAACCTTACGTTGGTCTTGAACTGCCGAATATGAGTCGTCAGACCGTATTCTTCTCTGATGTTGTTGGTAGCCAGCAGTTTATCGAAGCCAAATCTCCAACGACAGTCGTACTAGGTCAAGACATTGCAGGTGAAGCGGTAGTTGCTGACTTATCTAAAATGCCTCACGTGTTAGTTGCTGGTACCACGGGCTCAGGTAAATCGGTCGGTGTTAACGTGATGATTCTGAGTATGCTCTACAAAGCGACGCCAGAAGATGTGCGTTTTATCATGATTGACCCGAAAATGCTGGAGCTTTCTGTGTATGAAGGCATTCCACATTTGTTGTCCGAAGTTGTAACGGATATGAAAGACGCGTCGAATGCACTGCGCTGGTGTGTGGGGGAAATGGAGCGTCGCTACAAACTGATGTCAGCGCTTGGCGTCCGTAACATCAAAGGCTTTAATGATAAGTTGAAAATGGCGGCAGAGGCGGGGCACCCAATTCATGATCCACTTTGGCAGCCAGGTGACAGCATGGACGAGACCGCGCCATTGCTTGAAAAGCTGCCGTATATCGTGGTGATTGTCGACGAGTTTGCCGATCTGATGATGGTGGTAGGTAAGAAAGTAGAAGAGTTAATTGCTCGACTTGCTCAAAAAGCCCGTGCTGCGGGTATTCACCTTATCTTAGCAACACAGCGACCGTCTGTAGATGTCATTACTGGTCTTATCAAAGCAAACATCCCAACGCGGGTGGCATTTACTGTATCAACCAAAACGGATTCGCGTACTATCCTAGACCAAGGTGGTGCTGAGTCATTGCTTGGAATGGGTGACATGCTCTACTTGCCTCCAGGTTCAAGTCACACCGTGCGTGTTCATGGTGCATTTGCATCCGATGACGACGTCCATGCGGTGGTGAATAACTGGAAGGCTCGTGGTAAGCCTAACTATATCGAAGAGATCACCAATGGCGACCAAGGACCGGAGGGGCTGCTTCCTGGGGAAAAACCAGAAGGCGAAGAAGAGATGGACCCACTATTCGATCAAGTTGTTGAGCACGTTGTTCAATCTAGGCGTGGTTCGGTCTCTGGCGTTCAGCGTCGATTCAAAATTGGCTACAACCGAGCTGCACGGATTGTCGAGCAGCTTGAAGCTCAAGGTATCGTGAGTGCGCCTGGGCATAATGGTAACCGAGAAGTCTTAGCTCCAGCACCTGGGCGGGATATGAACTAA
- the fadR gene encoding fatty acid metabolism transcriptional regulator FadR has protein sequence MVIKAKSPAGFAEKYIIESIWKGRFPPGSILPAERELSELIGVTRTTLREVLQRLARDGWLTIQHGKPTRVNQFMETSGLHILDTLMTLDADNATSIVEDLLAARTNISPIFMRYAFKANKENAEKTITTVIESCESLLAAESWDAFMQSSPYAEKIQQHIKDDGEKDEAKRQATLIAKTFNFYDYMLFQRLAFHSGNQIYGLIFNGLKKLYDRVGSYYFSSPQARSLALNFYRDLLDVCESGDRDRILVVVRNYGLESAQIWNQMKLTLPTNFTEDDS, from the coding sequence ATGGTCATAAAGGCTAAAAGCCCAGCAGGATTCGCAGAGAAATACATTATTGAGAGTATTTGGAAAGGGCGTTTCCCTCCTGGTTCCATTTTACCTGCGGAACGTGAACTCTCTGAATTGATTGGCGTTACTCGTACAACGCTTCGTGAAGTGCTCCAGCGACTCGCACGCGATGGTTGGTTAACAATTCAACATGGTAAGCCAACTCGCGTAAATCAGTTTATGGAAACGTCTGGTTTACACATCTTAGATACGCTAATGACATTAGATGCTGACAATGCAACATCGATCGTTGAAGATTTGCTTGCAGCACGTACAAATATCAGCCCTATTTTCATGCGTTACGCGTTTAAAGCGAACAAAGAAAATGCTGAAAAAACAATCACTACCGTTATAGAATCTTGTGAGTCTCTGCTTGCAGCGGAGTCTTGGGATGCATTTATGCAGTCATCGCCTTACGCTGAAAAGATTCAACAGCACATTAAAGATGATGGTGAAAAAGATGAAGCGAAGCGTCAAGCAACACTGATTGCAAAAACGTTCAACTTTTACGATTACATGCTGTTCCAACGTCTTGCATTCCATTCTGGCAACCAGATATACGGTCTGATTTTTAATGGCTTGAAGAAGCTGTATGATCGAGTGGGCAGCTACTACTTTTCTAGCCCGCAAGCGAGAAGTTTAGCGCTTAACTTTTATCGTGACCTTCTGGATGTGTGTGAGTCTGGTGATCGCGATCGAATTCTTGTCGTCGTTCGAAACTATGGTTTGGAAAGTGCTCAAATCTGGAATCAGATGAAGCTTACTCTGCCGACTAACTTCACTGAAGATGACAGCTAA
- the dsbB gene encoding disulfide bond formation protein DsbB, producing the protein MNILSTIKTFSQGRLSWLLLLLFVIFFEACALFFQHVMMLSPCVMCIYERVAMLGVGGAALIGLIAPNNPVIRWLGLAAWGASAYKGLALSLQHVDYQFNPSPFATCDLFVTFPDWAPLNQWAPWMFEAYGDCSKIVWQFLTLSMPQWLVVIFAGNLVALSVIVIAQFAKSKN; encoded by the coding sequence TTGAACATTCTTTCTACGATTAAAACGTTTTCTCAAGGCAGACTGTCTTGGTTACTTCTTCTGCTGTTTGTCATTTTCTTCGAAGCGTGCGCACTGTTCTTCCAACATGTCATGATGCTTTCCCCTTGCGTGATGTGCATTTACGAACGTGTCGCGATGTTAGGCGTCGGTGGCGCGGCGCTTATTGGTCTTATCGCTCCAAATAACCCTGTTATCCGTTGGCTCGGTCTCGCTGCGTGGGGAGCAAGTGCGTACAAAGGCTTGGCGCTTTCACTGCAGCACGTCGATTACCAGTTCAATCCATCACCTTTCGCTACGTGTGATTTATTTGTCACTTTCCCAGATTGGGCACCACTAAACCAATGGGCACCTTGGATGTTTGAAGCCTATGGCGACTGTAGCAAGATTGTTTGGCAGTTCCTGACACTATCAATGCCACAATGGTTAGTTGTCATTTTCGCTGGTAATCTTGTCGCGCTAAGCGTTATCGTTATTGCCCAATTTGCCAAAAGTAAAAACTAA
- the nhaB gene encoding Na(+)/H(+) antiporter NhaB — MPMSLGNAFIKNFLGKAPDWYKVAIISFLIINPIVFFFVDPFVAGWLLVAEFIFTLAMALKCYPLQPGGLLAIEAIAIGMTSAEQVKHELVANIEVLLLLVFMVAGIYFMKQLLLFIFTKILLGIKSKSMLSVAFCFAAAFLSAFLDALTVIAVVISVAVGFYAIYHKVASGQGPHASHDHTQDDHLSELTRDDLENYRAFLRSLLMHAGVGTALGGVMTMVGEPQNLIIADQAGWNFGEFIIRMLPVTAPVFVCGLITCVLVEKLKVFGYGARLPDNVRQILVDFDTEERKTRTNQDVAKLWVQGLIAVWLIVGLALHLAAVGLIGLSVIILATAFTGVIEEHSMGKAFEEALPFTALLAVFFAVVAVIIDQELFKPVIDAVLHVEDKGTQLALFYVANGLLSMVSDNVFVGTVYINEVKTALVEGVITRDQFDLLAVAINTGTNLPSVATPNGQAAFLFLLTSALAPLIRLSYGRMVIMALPYTIVLALVGLAGIVFFVEPMTAWFYDAGWIMHHTGDVTHAVSGGH; from the coding sequence ATGCCGATGTCACTCGGAAACGCATTTATCAAGAACTTTCTTGGTAAAGCACCAGATTGGTACAAAGTTGCCATCATTTCTTTCCTTATTATCAATCCTATCGTTTTTTTCTTTGTCGACCCATTTGTTGCAGGCTGGTTACTCGTCGCGGAGTTCATCTTCACACTAGCCATGGCACTGAAATGCTACCCTCTTCAGCCTGGTGGTTTGCTGGCAATCGAAGCCATTGCAATAGGTATGACAAGTGCTGAGCAAGTGAAGCATGAGCTAGTCGCGAATATCGAAGTATTGTTGCTGTTGGTATTCATGGTTGCCGGCATCTACTTCATGAAGCAGCTGCTGCTCTTCATCTTCACCAAAATATTGCTAGGCATAAAATCGAAATCAATGCTGTCTGTCGCCTTCTGTTTCGCGGCAGCATTCTTGTCTGCATTCCTAGATGCACTGACGGTGATTGCGGTTGTTATTAGTGTTGCTGTGGGTTTCTATGCTATTTACCACAAAGTCGCGTCAGGTCAGGGCCCTCATGCGTCACACGACCACACACAAGACGATCACCTTTCAGAGCTAACGCGTGATGACTTAGAAAACTACCGCGCATTTCTTCGCTCTCTTCTTATGCATGCAGGTGTTGGTACAGCGCTAGGCGGCGTAATGACGATGGTTGGTGAGCCTCAAAACTTAATTATTGCCGACCAAGCCGGTTGGAACTTCGGCGAGTTCATTATTCGAATGCTTCCAGTGACAGCACCTGTCTTCGTCTGCGGTCTAATTACTTGTGTGCTAGTAGAGAAACTCAAGGTATTTGGCTACGGCGCGCGCCTACCAGACAACGTTCGTCAGATTTTGGTCGATTTTGATACGGAAGAGCGTAAAACACGAACAAACCAAGACGTCGCGAAACTGTGGGTTCAAGGTCTAATCGCTGTATGGCTGATCGTTGGTCTTGCTCTTCACCTTGCTGCCGTCGGTTTGATTGGTCTGTCAGTTATTATCTTGGCGACTGCATTTACCGGAGTGATTGAAGAGCATTCGATGGGTAAAGCGTTTGAGGAAGCACTTCCATTTACAGCGCTGCTTGCCGTATTCTTTGCCGTGGTTGCCGTTATCATTGATCAAGAGCTGTTCAAACCTGTTATCGACGCAGTACTCCATGTCGAAGATAAAGGGACTCAGTTAGCTCTGTTCTACGTAGCCAATGGGCTGCTTTCTATGGTGTCTGACAACGTGTTCGTTGGCACGGTCTACATCAACGAAGTGAAAACGGCGCTTGTTGAAGGTGTCATCACTCGAGATCAGTTCGACTTACTTGCTGTTGCTATCAACACAGGTACTAACTTGCCATCTGTCGCGACACCGAATGGTCAAGCAGCATTTCTGTTCCTACTAACGTCTGCGCTTGCGCCATTGATTCGTCTGTCTTACGGCCGCATGGTAATTATGGCTTTACCATACACCATCGTTCTTGCGCTGGTTGGCTTGGCGGGCATTGTATTTTTTGTTGAGCCTATGACGGCTTGGTTCTACGATGCGGGTTGGATCATGCATCACACTGGCGATGTCACTCACGCTGTTTCTGGCGGGCATTAA
- the ald gene encoding alanine dehydrogenase produces the protein MIIGVPKEIKNHEYRVGMIPASVRELVSQGHQVFVETNAGSGIGFSDDDYIAVGASILPTAADVFAKAEMIVKVKEPQAVERAMLREGQILFTYLHLAPDFPQTEELIKSKAVCIAYETVTDNMGRLPLLAPMSEVAGRMSIQAGAQTLEKSHGGRGLLLGGVPGVEPAKVVVVGGGVVGANAARMAVGLRADVTILDRNVDTLRRLDEEFQGRAKVVYSTEDAIEKHVLEADLVIGAVLIPGAAAPKLVTKEHIAKMKPGAAVVDVAIDQGGCFETSHATTHADPTYIVDDVVHYCVANMPGAVARTSTFALNNATLPYIVKLANKGYREALLADKGFLEGLNVIHGKVTCKEVAESFDLEYVDPAEAIAMFN, from the coding sequence ATGATTATTGGCGTACCTAAGGAAATCAAAAACCACGAATACCGTGTAGGCATGATCCCAGCAAGCGTTCGCGAGCTAGTGTCTCAAGGTCACCAAGTTTTTGTTGAAACCAATGCCGGTTCAGGTATCGGTTTTTCAGACGATGATTACATCGCTGTAGGCGCATCCATTCTTCCTACTGCTGCTGACGTTTTCGCGAAAGCAGAAATGATTGTAAAGGTTAAAGAACCTCAAGCTGTCGAGCGCGCAATGCTTCGAGAAGGGCAAATTTTATTTACGTATTTGCACCTAGCACCAGATTTTCCACAAACTGAAGAGCTAATCAAGAGCAAAGCTGTCTGCATAGCATATGAGACTGTAACAGATAATATGGGTCGCTTGCCACTACTTGCGCCAATGTCTGAGGTTGCAGGCCGCATGTCTATTCAAGCAGGTGCACAAACTCTAGAGAAATCTCACGGTGGTCGCGGTCTTTTACTAGGTGGCGTACCAGGCGTTGAACCAGCGAAAGTTGTTGTTGTCGGCGGCGGTGTTGTTGGTGCTAACGCGGCACGTATGGCAGTGGGTCTACGAGCAGACGTAACCATCCTTGACCGAAACGTTGATACTCTTCGTCGTCTAGACGAGGAATTCCAAGGCCGTGCAAAAGTGGTTTACTCTACAGAAGACGCTATCGAGAAGCATGTTCTAGAAGCAGACCTAGTAATCGGTGCCGTACTCATCCCTGGTGCAGCAGCTCCTAAACTAGTAACAAAAGAGCACATCGCGAAGATGAAGCCAGGTGCGGCTGTGGTTGACGTAGCAATCGACCAAGGTGGTTGTTTCGAAACATCACACGCGACAACACACGCCGATCCTACGTACATTGTTGACGATGTCGTTCACTACTGTGTTGCAAACATGCCAGGCGCAGTTGCTCGTACTTCTACGTTTGCACTGAACAATGCAACATTGCCTTACATTGTTAAGCTTGCGAACAAGGGCTACCGTGAAGCACTTCTTGCAGACAAAGGCTTCCTAGAGGGCCTAAACGTTATCCACGGTAAGGTAACGTGTAAAGAAGTCGCAGAGAGCTTCGACCTAGAGTACGTAGACCCAGCAGAAGCTATTGCAATGTTCAACTAA
- a CDS encoding acetate kinase, whose product MSKLVLVLNCGSSSLKFAVVDAESGDEHLTGLAECLHLPEARIKWKLDGKHEAQLGNGAAHEEALAFMVETILASKPELSENLAAIGHRVVHGGEKFTQSALITDDVLKGIEDCATLAPLHNPAHIIGIKAAQKSFPALKNVAVFDTAFHQTMPEESYLYALPYNLYKEHGIRRYGMHGTSHLFITREVANILGKPVEEVNIINCHLGNGASVCAVKNGKSVDTSMGLTPLEGLVMGTRCGDIDPAIIFHLHDTLGYSVEKINNMLTKESGLAGLTEVTSDCRFVEDNYGEKEEATRAMDVFCHRLAKYVAGYTASLEGRLDAIVFTGGIGENSGPIREMVLNRLGIFGIEVDGEANLKARFGGEGTITTENSRIPAMVISTNEELVIAEDTARLAGL is encoded by the coding sequence ATGTCAAAGCTAGTTTTAGTTTTAAACTGCGGTAGTTCTTCTCTTAAATTTGCTGTTGTTGATGCAGAAAGCGGTGATGAGCATCTAACAGGTCTTGCAGAATGTCTGCACCTTCCAGAAGCTCGCATCAAGTGGAAACTTGACGGTAAGCACGAAGCTCAACTAGGTAACGGTGCAGCTCACGAAGAAGCACTAGCGTTTATGGTAGAAACTATTCTTGCTTCTAAGCCAGAACTTTCTGAAAACTTGGCTGCGATCGGTCACCGCGTTGTACACGGCGGCGAGAAGTTCACTCAGTCTGCACTAATCACTGACGACGTGCTAAAAGGCATCGAAGACTGTGCAACTCTAGCACCTCTTCACAACCCTGCTCACATCATCGGCATCAAAGCGGCTCAAAAATCATTCCCAGCACTGAAAAACGTTGCTGTGTTTGATACAGCTTTCCACCAAACAATGCCTGAAGAGTCTTACTTATACGCTCTTCCATACAACCTATACAAAGAGCACGGTATCCGTCGTTACGGCATGCACGGTACTTCTCACCTATTCATCACTCGCGAAGTGGCTAACATCCTTGGCAAGCCAGTTGAAGAAGTTAACATCATCAACTGTCACCTAGGTAACGGTGCGTCTGTTTGTGCAGTTAAGAACGGTAAATCTGTAGATACTTCAATGGGTCTGACTCCTCTAGAAGGTCTGGTAATGGGTACACGTTGTGGCGACATCGACCCTGCGATCATCTTCCACCTACACGATACGCTTGGTTACTCAGTTGAGAAAATCAACAACATGCTAACGAAAGAGTCAGGTCTTGCTGGTCTAACTGAAGTAACTTCTGACTGTCGTTTCGTTGAAGACAACTACGGCGAAAAAGAAGAAGCGACTCGCGCGATGGATGTATTCTGTCACCGTCTAGCGAAATACGTTGCTGGTTACACTGCCTCTCTAGAAGGCCGTCTGGACGCTATCGTATTCACTGGTGGTATCGGTGAAAACTCTGGCCCAATCCGTGAAATGGTTCTTAACCGTCTAGGTATCTTCGGTATCGAAGTAGATGGCGAAGCTAACCTTAAAGCTCGTTTCGGTGGTGAAGGTACTATCACAACTGAAAACAGCCGTATCCCAGCAATGGTTATCTCTACTAACGAAGAGCTAGTTATCGCTGAAGACACTGCACGTCTAGCAGGTCTTTAA
- a CDS encoding DUF1887 family protein, whose protein sequence is MAVHVGIIDQDPIRLVTPLLDNRTISNHIVFIGVKAQEDMYLRLHNVLAKRDITSEFFEIPNVANPSQIKKAITVLAEDLKARSQEVKLNASCGLRHRLLSVYEIFRTYHWPIFVVEPNSDRLCWLYPDGKEDTQVQDRITIDDYLTIFGARGEFSEHQLPPQLDQKLYELGERWASNALELGPGLATLNYLATTCRKEQQLDVALSEKQQGYRELNMLLTDLVEADIATYENGVLTFANEDARRFSNGEWLETLVHSTVRQIQQDMPTIQDHSLNVQVYRQLGEREVRNELDIASVVNNKLHIIECKTKGMRDDGDDTLYKLESLRDLLGGLQARAMLVSFRPLRHNDITRAEDLGLALIGPDELKDLKAHLTQWFREAGGNEDECADC, encoded by the coding sequence ATGGCAGTTCATGTTGGCATTATCGACCAAGACCCTATTCGATTGGTCACTCCTTTGCTCGACAATCGCACCATCAGCAACCACATTGTTTTTATTGGTGTAAAAGCTCAGGAAGACATGTATTTACGTTTGCACAACGTACTCGCGAAACGAGACATCACCTCTGAATTTTTTGAAATTCCTAATGTTGCCAACCCTTCACAGATAAAAAAAGCGATCACGGTTCTTGCCGAAGATCTCAAAGCTCGTTCCCAAGAAGTGAAGCTCAATGCAAGCTGTGGGTTGCGTCACAGATTGTTATCGGTTTACGAAATATTCCGCACCTATCACTGGCCAATTTTCGTCGTGGAACCAAACAGTGATCGCCTTTGTTGGCTTTACCCAGACGGCAAAGAAGACACCCAAGTTCAGGACCGCATCACAATTGATGACTACTTAACTATTTTTGGTGCGCGAGGCGAATTCAGTGAACATCAACTTCCTCCTCAGTTAGACCAAAAACTGTATGAATTGGGTGAACGATGGGCAAGCAATGCACTTGAGTTGGGGCCAGGTCTCGCGACGCTTAACTACCTCGCAACCACCTGCCGGAAAGAACAACAGTTGGATGTGGCGCTTTCTGAGAAGCAGCAAGGATACCGAGAGCTCAACATGTTGCTGACCGATCTGGTCGAAGCAGACATTGCCACGTATGAAAACGGTGTACTCACTTTTGCCAACGAAGACGCACGTCGTTTCTCTAACGGTGAGTGGCTAGAAACCTTGGTCCACAGTACTGTGCGTCAAATACAACAAGACATGCCGACCATTCAAGACCATTCATTAAACGTACAGGTTTATCGTCAGTTAGGCGAACGTGAAGTGCGTAATGAGCTCGACATCGCATCGGTTGTGAATAATAAGCTGCATATCATTGAGTGCAAAACCAAAGGTATGCGCGACGATGGCGATGATACTTTGTACAAGCTTGAATCGCTACGTGACTTGCTCGGCGGCCTGCAAGCTCGAGCTATGCTGGTGAGTTTCCGCCCACTTCGTCACAACGACATCACGCGCGCGGAAGACTTAGGCCTTGCTTTGATTGGTCCAGATGAGCTGAAAGACCTGAAAGCGCATTTAACTCAGTGGTTCCGTGAAGCAGGCGGCAATGAAGATGAGTGTGCGGATTGCTAA
- the lrp gene encoding leucine-responsive transcriptional regulator Lrp, producing MADNNKKPSKDLDRIDRNILNELQKDGRISNVELSKRVGLSPTPCLERVRRLERQGYITGYTALLNPQYLDASLLVFVEITLNRGAPDVFEQFNTAVQKLDDIQECHLVSGDFDYLLKTRVSDMSAYRKLLGDTLLRLPGVNDTRTYVVMEEVKQTNQLVIKTR from the coding sequence ATGGCAGACAACAATAAAAAGCCGTCCAAGGATCTAGATCGTATTGACCGCAACATTCTTAATGAGTTGCAAAAAGACGGTCGTATTTCGAATGTAGAGCTCTCTAAGCGTGTTGGTCTTTCCCCGACACCCTGTTTGGAGCGTGTGCGCAGATTAGAGCGTCAGGGGTATATTACGGGCTATACAGCGTTGCTAAATCCGCAATATCTTGATGCCTCACTATTAGTGTTTGTTGAAATTACGTTAAATCGTGGTGCACCTGACGTCTTTGAGCAGTTTAATACCGCTGTTCAAAAACTCGATGATATCCAAGAATGTCATCTGGTTTCTGGTGATTTTGACTACTTGTTGAAAACACGCGTGTCAGACATGAGCGCTTATCGTAAGCTGCTAGGTGATACGTTACTTCGTCTTCCGGGTGTCAATGACACGCGTACCTACGTGGTTATGGAAGAAGTGAAGCAAACCAATCAACTTGTCATCAAAACTCGTTAG